CACGCACGCCCCCGAAGTACCGGCTCTCCCGGTCACTGATCTGCAGCTCCATGGATTCCTCTGTCCATTTGTCATTAATGTCCGTTATCTTCTTGAACATCTGCTCGACTCCCCTATCTGCCAGCCCTGTTTGGGCGTGAATTATACTGCACCTGCACCAGCCAATACAGCACCAGTCAATAGCCTCAGCCCTTCACGGCTCCGGTCATCACACCCGAGACGAAGTATCTTTGCAGCCATGGATAGACGAGTAGAATAGGCACTGTGGCGAACACTACCGTAGCCGCCTTCAGACTCTCCGGCACAACCGTGCTGATCGCATTCCCCTCCATTCTCATCATATCGGTTACCTGGCTGTTCTGGATCATATGATAGAGCTTAAGCTGGAGCGGATACAGCTCCGGCTTCGTGATATACATCAGCGTATCCTGGAATCCGTTCCATCTGCCGACTGCATAGAACAGGCTTAGGGTAGCAAGCACCGGCATGGATAACGGCAGAATGATACGGATCAGCGTCCCGAACTGGCTGCTGCCGTCGATCTCAGCGGACTCCTTGAGCGCGTCTGGAATACCGGCCAGAAAAGAAATCAGGATAATCATATAGAAGGGGCTAATCAGCCCGGGCAGAACCAGCGCCCAGATCGTATTCAGCAGATGCAGCTCCCGTGTCAGAATATACTCTGGAATAATACCGCCGCTGAAGAACATGGTGACGACAATGATGAACATGAAGATTTTACGGCCCTTCAGATCCTTCTTCGACAGGGCATAGCCCGCCGCAATAGTCATCATCATGCACAGCGCTGTGAACAGTACCGTCAGGAATATCGTGAAGGCCAGCGAGCGGATCATCGCGGCATCACTGAACACTTTTTTATACGCCTCAATATTGAAGTCCATAGGGAACAAAGTAACTTTGCCCGAAGCAATCGGGACCGTTCCGCTGAAGGACACCGCGAGAATATGCACGAACGGAATCAGACATGCCAGCACCGATAAGGTTAAGCAGATCACAATCCATGTATCAAACGCCTTGTTAGCTGCTCTTTCATTCATAATGTACACTCCCGATCCAAAGGTTGATTAGAGGATGCTCTCGTCTGTAAGCTTCTTGGAGATATAGTTCGCCGCCAGCAGGAACAGAAGTCCGACCACCGCCTGGAACAATCCAACCACCGTAGCCAGCGTATACTGCCCCGATTCCAGACCGATCCGGTAGACAAAGGTACTCAGCACATCCGAGTATTCCATAACCGCAAGGTTACCGATGACGAACGGCCGCTCGAAGCCAATCGAGATCATGTTGCCCAGATTAATGATCAGCAGCGTAACAATTGTCGGCTTGATCCCCGGAATCGTAATATGCAGAA
This genomic interval from Paenibacillus sp. FSL H8-0332 contains the following:
- a CDS encoding carbohydrate ABC transporter permease → MNERAANKAFDTWIVICLTLSVLACLIPFVHILAVSFSGTVPIASGKVTLFPMDFNIEAYKKVFSDAAMIRSLAFTIFLTVLFTALCMMMTIAAGYALSKKDLKGRKIFMFIIVVTMFFSGGIIPEYILTRELHLLNTIWALVLPGLISPFYMIILISFLAGIPDALKESAEIDGSSQFGTLIRIILPLSMPVLATLSLFYAVGRWNGFQDTLMYITKPELYPLQLKLYHMIQNSQVTDMMRMEGNAISTVVPESLKAATVVFATVPILLVYPWLQRYFVSGVMTGAVKG